One window of Cohnella hashimotonis genomic DNA carries:
- the sdhB gene encoding succinate dehydrogenase iron-sulfur subunit: MADTATATAKRTVRFIIKRQEKPDAAPYTEEFEIPYRPNMNVISALMEIQRNPVKADGAKTTPVVWESNCLEEVCGACSMIINGKPRQACSALIDKLEQPVRVEPMSTFPVVRDLVINRERMFNALKKVKAWIPIDGTYDLGPGPRMAETKRQWAYELSKCMTCGVCLEACPNVNDRSSFIGPAPISQVRLFNAHPTGEMNAHERLEALMEDESGIEGCGNSQNCVRSCPKGIPLTTSIAAINRDTTKHMFKRWLSF; encoded by the coding sequence ATGGCAGATACTGCTACCGCGACCGCCAAGCGCACCGTCAGATTCATCATCAAGCGTCAGGAAAAGCCCGACGCCGCTCCATATACAGAGGAATTCGAGATTCCGTACCGTCCGAACATGAACGTCATCAGCGCGCTGATGGAGATTCAGCGGAACCCCGTCAAGGCGGACGGCGCCAAGACGACCCCGGTCGTCTGGGAGTCCAACTGTCTCGAAGAAGTGTGCGGCGCCTGCTCGATGATCATTAACGGCAAGCCGCGTCAGGCATGCTCCGCGCTGATCGACAAGCTCGAACAGCCGGTCCGCGTCGAGCCGATGTCCACGTTCCCGGTCGTGCGCGACCTGGTCATCAACCGCGAGCGCATGTTCAATGCGCTTAAGAAGGTCAAGGCATGGATCCCGATCGACGGCACGTACGATCTCGGACCGGGCCCTCGCATGGCCGAGACCAAGCGCCAATGGGCTTACGAGCTGTCCAAGTGCATGACATGCGGCGTTTGCCTTGAGGCTTGCCCGAACGTCAACGACCGTTCGAGCTTTATCGGCCCGGCGCCGATCTCGCAGGTTCGCCTGTTCAACGCACACCCGACGGGCGAGATGAACGCGCACGAGCGTCTCGAGGCGCTCATGGAAGACGAGAGCGGCATCGAAGGCTGCGGCAACTCGCAAAACTGCGTGCGTTCGTGCCCGAAGGGCATTCCACTCACAACGTCGATCGCGGCGATTAACCGCGACACGACCAAGCATATGTTCAAACGCTGGCTGAGCTTCTGA
- a CDS encoding succinate dehydrogenase cytochrome b558 subunit, producing the protein MKGNSFYARKIHSLLGVIPLGLFIIEHALTNYSAFEGGKEGFVDSVKGLHGLPLIFFLELFVIWLPILFHGVYGLYLAFTSNYSTGRYSYGRNWAFALQRITGVITFVFVAWHIWQTRVQVALGNTTNEEIGQHMHDIVTQPVYFTIYFIAVLAAVFHFANGLWAFLVSWGITVGPRAQRVSSNICMGIFAIVAVLFLLSLFAFRSDEFAAAQTAVVGLLG; encoded by the coding sequence ATGAAAGGAAACTCGTTTTACGCGCGCAAGATTCATTCGCTCTTGGGTGTGATTCCGCTCGGATTGTTCATCATCGAACACGCCCTGACGAATTACTCCGCGTTCGAGGGAGGCAAGGAGGGCTTCGTCGACAGCGTCAAGGGCTTGCATGGCCTGCCGCTCATTTTTTTCCTTGAGCTGTTCGTCATCTGGCTGCCGATTCTGTTCCACGGCGTCTACGGTCTGTATCTCGCCTTCACGTCGAATTACAGCACGGGCCGGTACAGCTACGGGCGCAACTGGGCGTTCGCGCTGCAGCGGATTACCGGCGTCATCACGTTCGTATTCGTCGCCTGGCACATCTGGCAGACGCGCGTGCAGGTCGCGCTCGGCAATACGACCAACGAAGAGATCGGTCAGCACATGCACGATATTGTGACACAGCCCGTCTACTTCACGATCTACTTTATCGCGGTCCTCGCCGCCGTCTTCCACTTCGCCAACGGCCTGTGGGCTTTCTTGGTGTCCTGGGGCATCACGGTCGGTCCGCGCGCGCAGCGGGTATCCTCGAACATCTGCATGGGCATCTTCGCGATCGTCGCCGTGCTGTTCCTGCTGTCGCTGTTCGCGTTCCGCAGCGATGAGTTCGCGGCGGCGCAGACGGCTGTCGTCGGTTTGTTAGGTTGA
- the sdhA gene encoding succinate dehydrogenase flavoprotein subunit, with amino-acid sequence MANQKIIVVGGGLAGLMATVKAAEAGMRVDLFSLVPVKRSHSVCAQGGINGAVNTKGEGDSPWEHFDDTVYGGDFLANQPPVKAMCEAAPGIIHLMDRMGVMFSRTPEGLLDFRRFGGTQYHRTAFAGATTGQQLLYALDEQVRRWEVAGLVQKFEHWEFTSVVIDDDGVCRGIAAQDLRSMDTVTFRGDAVILATGGPGIIFGKTTNSVINTGTAASAVYQQGVHYANGEFIQIHPTAIPGDDKNRLMSESARGEGGRIWTYKDGKPWYFLEEKYPAYGNLVPRDIATREIFSVCVDQKLGIDGENKVFLDLSHKDPKELDVKLGGIIEIYEKFTGDDPRKIPMKIFPAVHYSMGGLWVDYNQMTNVPGLFACGEVDYQYHGANRLGANSLLSAIFGGMVTGPKAVEYIKGLKKSADDVAESVFERERSKQANKYESILKMDGSENAYVIHKELGEWMTNNMTVVRFNDRLEQTIGKIKELKQRYTKININDTARWNNAGVAFTRQLWNMLELAEAMTVGALLRNESRGAHYKPEFPDRNDEEFLKTTKATWTSEGPQISYEDVDTSLIKPRIRDYSSNKKKEG; translated from the coding sequence ATGGCTAATCAGAAAATCATTGTCGTCGGCGGCGGACTCGCGGGTCTGATGGCGACGGTCAAGGCGGCGGAAGCCGGCATGCGGGTCGATCTGTTCTCGCTCGTGCCGGTCAAGCGGTCCCACTCTGTATGCGCCCAGGGCGGCATCAACGGAGCGGTTAACACAAAGGGCGAAGGCGACTCTCCATGGGAGCACTTTGACGATACGGTTTACGGCGGCGACTTCCTCGCGAATCAGCCTCCTGTCAAGGCGATGTGCGAAGCGGCGCCGGGCATCATCCACCTGATGGACCGGATGGGCGTTATGTTCAGCCGTACGCCGGAGGGCTTGCTCGACTTCCGCCGGTTCGGCGGCACGCAATACCACCGCACTGCGTTCGCGGGCGCGACGACCGGCCAGCAGCTGCTGTACGCGCTGGACGAGCAGGTCCGCCGCTGGGAAGTGGCGGGCCTCGTCCAGAAGTTCGAGCACTGGGAATTCACGTCCGTCGTCATCGACGATGACGGCGTCTGCCGCGGCATCGCCGCGCAGGACCTGCGTTCGATGGATACGGTCACGTTCCGCGGCGATGCGGTCATCCTGGCGACCGGCGGCCCCGGCATCATTTTCGGCAAGACGACCAACTCGGTCATCAATACGGGCACGGCGGCGAGCGCGGTGTACCAGCAGGGCGTCCATTACGCCAACGGCGAGTTCATCCAGATTCACCCGACGGCCATTCCCGGCGACGATAAGAACCGCCTCATGAGCGAATCGGCGCGCGGCGAAGGCGGACGCATCTGGACGTACAAGGACGGCAAGCCGTGGTATTTCCTCGAGGAAAAGTATCCGGCCTACGGCAACCTGGTGCCCCGCGATATCGCGACGCGCGAGATCTTCTCCGTCTGCGTCGACCAGAAGCTCGGCATCGACGGCGAGAACAAGGTGTTCCTCGACCTGTCGCACAAGGATCCGAAGGAGCTTGACGTCAAGCTCGGCGGCATCATCGAGATTTACGAGAAGTTCACGGGCGACGATCCGCGGAAGATCCCGATGAAGATTTTCCCGGCGGTTCATTACTCAATGGGTGGTCTGTGGGTCGACTACAACCAGATGACTAACGTTCCCGGCCTGTTCGCCTGCGGCGAAGTCGACTATCAATACCACGGCGCGAACCGTCTGGGCGCGAACTCGCTCCTGTCCGCCATCTTCGGCGGCATGGTGACGGGGCCCAAGGCCGTCGAATACATCAAAGGTCTCAAGAAGTCGGCGGACGACGTCGCCGAGTCGGTATTCGAGCGCGAGCGCTCCAAGCAAGCTAACAAGTACGAGTCCATTCTCAAGATGGACGGCAGCGAGAACGCCTACGTCATCCACAAGGAACTGGGCGAATGGATGACGAACAACATGACCGTCGTCCGCTTCAACGACCGTCTCGAGCAGACGATCGGCAAGATCAAAGAGCTCAAGCAGCGTTACACCAAGATCAACATCAACGATACGGCCCGCTGGAACAATGCCGGCGTCGCCTTTACGCGCCAGTTGTGGAACATGCTGGAGCTGGCCGAGGCGATGACGGTAGGCGCCCTGCTGCGCAACGAGAGCCGCGGCGCGCACTACAAGCCTGAGTTCCCGGACCGCAACGACGAGGAGTTCCTGAAGACGACCAAGGCGACCTGGACGTCCGAGGGCCCGCAGATCTCTTACGAGGACGTCGACACGTCCTTAATCAAGCCGCGGATTCGCGACTACTCCTCGAACAAGAAGAAGGAGGGCTAA